The Papaver somniferum cultivar HN1 chromosome 3, ASM357369v1, whole genome shotgun sequence genome includes a region encoding these proteins:
- the LOC113358968 gene encoding uncharacterized protein LOC113358968: MGVKIISCGESLSKKKHGGYSETWLPNEVSTTHGYGLWKGIMQSRQLIQDNSRITVNDGKKTSFWKDRWCNTLPLKEKYPLQWRLSRAKEATVNQAVTWAHSNSAWNLHFSRDLRLSEIQEAINLVDDIGNPELITSQEDSRNWLPSDSEPPKVSFFIWSTLWNAAPTLDNLSRRGMRVRSLQCVLCRVNDETIHHVLLHCAFSYKVWSYFLEYCKVGFAMNETTEGCIKSWKKKFPNAIHNFIWNNLPYAIWWALWIERNRRTFHNKDSEPTDVIIAVKSLLFQWGLPSQAFKGLYFDDLVHNWAAKIYM, from the exons ATGGGGGTGAAAATAATCAGCTGTGGAGAAAGCTTATCGAAAAAAAAGCATGGGGGCTACTCAGAAACGTGGTTACCAAACGAGGTCTCCACGACACATGGTTATGGGCTGTGGAAGGGGATTATGCAATCCAGGCAGTTAATTCAAGACAACTCTCGCATCACGGTTAATGATGGCAAAAAAACAAGCTTTTGGAAGGATAGATGGTGCAATACTCTCCCTTTGAAAGAAAAGTATCCTCTTCAATGGAGGCTGAGTAGAGCTAAGGAGGCAACAGTGAATCAAGCTGTAACATGGGCGCATTCGAATTCAGCATGGAATCTTCACTTCAGTCGGGACTTGAGGCTTTCGGAAATACAAGAAGCAATTAACTTGGTGGATGATATAGGAAATCCCGAGCTCATCACGTCACAAGAAGACAGTAGAAATTGGCTCCCTTCAGATTCAG AACCTCCCAAGGTTTCATTTTTCATTTGGTCTACTCTTTGGAATGCCGCACCAACCTTAGATAACTTATCTCGAAGAGGTATGCGAGTGAGGTCTCTGCAATGCGTCTTGTGTAGAGTCAACGACGAAACAATCCATCATGTGCTACTTCACTGTGCATTCTCTTATAAGGTGtggtcatattttcttgaatactGTAAAGTTGGCTTCGCGATGAATGAGACAACGGAAGGTTGCATTAAGTCATGGAAAAAGAAATTTCCAAATGCAATTCATAACTTCATATGGAACAACCTTCCTTATGCAATATGGTGGGCTCTATGGATCGAAAGAAATAGAAGGACTTTTCACAACAAGGATTCCGAACCAACTGATGTAATTATAGCTGTTAAATCACTTCTGTTTCAATGGGGACTCCCCTCTCAAGCTTTTAAAGGtttgtattttgatgatttggtaCATAATTGGGCAGCAAAGATTTATATGTAA